A window from Roseofilum reptotaenium CS-1145 encodes these proteins:
- a CDS encoding Uma2 family endonuclease translates to MVTTVEKRKVISLEEFLAQPETKPASEYFNGEVSQKTMPQGKHSILQVELASAINQQAKPNKLAYALTELRCTFAGRSIVPDIAVIRWENLPRDEDGEMANHFDLHPDWIVEILSPDQPMALVMEKILFCLQNGTELGWLIDPKTQSITVFQSGLPKIYRVAHGDTEPLPMLTGLEEWTLSVNDIFSWLKV, encoded by the coding sequence ATGGTTACAACAGTAGAAAAACGCAAAGTTATTAGCTTAGAAGAGTTTTTGGCACAGCCAGAAACTAAGCCTGCCAGTGAATATTTCAATGGGGAAGTGAGTCAAAAAACGATGCCACAAGGAAAACATAGTATTTTACAGGTTGAACTTGCCTCTGCAATTAATCAACAGGCGAAACCTAATAAGTTAGCTTATGCTTTGACAGAGTTGAGATGTACATTTGCTGGGCGTTCTATTGTGCCGGATATCGCCGTGATTCGTTGGGAAAATTTGCCCAGAGATGAGGATGGAGAAATGGCCAATCATTTCGATCTCCATCCGGATTGGATCGTTGAGATTTTGTCACCGGATCAACCGATGGCATTAGTGATGGAAAAAATTCTGTTTTGTCTTCAAAATGGCACAGAATTGGGTTGGCTCATTGATCCTAAAACCCAATCGATTACTGTATTTCAATCGGGTTTGCCCAAAATTTATCGAGTCGCTCATGGGGATACAGAACCGTTACCAATGTTGACGGGTTTAGAAGAATGGACGTTATCCGTAAACGATATTTTTAGTTGGCTAAAAGTTTGA
- the hpnA gene encoding hopanoid-associated sugar epimerase, giving the protein MKVFVTGGTGFVGANLVRSLLDKNYHVRALVRPQSSWDNLDGLDIERVVGDFHAPNLSQQMAGCQVLFHCGARYSLWQRDAKALYYDNVVGTQKILAAAREVGIERTVYTSSVAAIGVGNGQKPVDETHQSPLNELIGEYKKSKYLAEQEAHKAVKLGQDIVIVNPSTPIGPWDRKPTPTGDIMVRFLRGKMPAYVDTGLNFIDVRDVAEGHILALDKGQRGDRYILGNQNLTLKTFLEYLAEITGIPAPTQTVPLWLPLTVAWIDEILLAPLGKSPSVPLDGVRMSQHSMYYDASKAVRELGLPQSNIKGAIKEAVEWFQ; this is encoded by the coding sequence ATGAAAGTCTTTGTGACGGGGGGAACGGGTTTTGTGGGGGCGAATTTGGTGAGATCGCTCCTGGACAAGAATTATCACGTTCGGGCCTTAGTCCGTCCCCAAAGTAGTTGGGATAATTTGGATGGACTCGATATTGAAAGGGTGGTAGGAGATTTTCATGCCCCCAATTTAAGCCAGCAAATGGCTGGATGTCAGGTCTTGTTTCATTGTGGAGCGCGCTATTCCCTATGGCAAAGAGATGCCAAAGCACTCTATTACGATAATGTGGTGGGGACACAAAAGATACTGGCGGCCGCTCGTGAAGTGGGAATTGAGCGCACGGTTTATACCAGTTCTGTGGCAGCTATTGGCGTGGGAAATGGGCAAAAACCTGTAGACGAAACCCACCAAAGTCCGTTGAATGAACTGATTGGAGAGTATAAAAAATCTAAATATCTGGCGGAACAGGAAGCCCACAAAGCCGTTAAACTGGGGCAAGATATTGTGATTGTTAATCCTAGTACGCCTATCGGCCCCTGGGATCGAAAACCAACCCCCACAGGAGATATTATGGTCCGTTTTCTGCGTGGGAAAATGCCAGCTTATGTGGATACAGGGTTGAATTTTATCGATGTGCGAGATGTGGCGGAGGGTCATATTCTGGCACTCGACAAAGGGCAAAGGGGCGATCGCTATATCCTCGGAAATCAAAACCTGACGCTCAAAACATTCCTCGAATATCTGGCAGAAATTACCGGAATCCCTGCACCCACGCAAACCGTCCCCCTATGGCTTCCTCTGACGGTTGCTTGGATAGATGAAATCCTGCTCGCACCTCTCGGTAAATCGCCCTCGGTTCCCCTGGATGGAGTGCGGATGTCCCAACATTCCATGTACTATGATGCGTCTAAAGCTGTCCGGGAATTAGGTTTACCCCAATCCAATATTAAGGGTGCAATTAAGGAGGCGGTAGAATGGTTTCAATAA
- a CDS encoding glycosyltransferase family 4 protein, whose protein sequence is MKILILSVTFPYPPTRGGTQVRTFNLLKYLSHNHSITLVTQRASDVSDAEIEALRECVKELAVFPRPSEPPPGKFSKLKRLQDFFQQGTPPNVKAVFSEAMQQWVDRAVAEEAFDAIACEHSVNEIYIRPEWKSTCGTVVNIHSSVYGSCKNQLETKTSENQLRDKINLPLLRQYEKRYTSKFRHLVVTTVEDKRTLLEINPESTISVIANGVDLALFPKRTEDPGGYQLVFIGAMDNIANIDAARFLSLEVFPQVQNRYPEASLMLVGARPVPEVSSLGEQPGITVTGRVPSMVDYLHRSTVCVIPMRTGFGIKNKTLEAMAAGIPVVASDRGLEGLAVDGPEIPQRALRANTLEDYVVNISRLFENPALRKKLSRNGRDLIEQEYTWEQAGMRYEQALIAATQG, encoded by the coding sequence ATGAAAATTTTAATCCTCTCAGTAACCTTTCCCTATCCTCCAACACGGGGGGGAACTCAGGTGAGAACTTTTAATTTACTCAAATATTTGAGCCACAACCATTCTATCACCCTAGTGACTCAACGTGCCAGTGATGTCAGTGATGCAGAAATTGAAGCTTTGCGCGAGTGTGTGAAGGAGTTAGCGGTCTTTCCTCGTCCCTCAGAACCGCCTCCTGGAAAGTTCTCGAAACTCAAACGCTTGCAGGACTTCTTTCAACAGGGAACTCCCCCGAATGTGAAAGCTGTCTTTTCAGAAGCCATGCAGCAATGGGTTGATCGAGCGGTAGCTGAGGAAGCCTTTGATGCGATCGCCTGCGAACATAGTGTTAATGAAATCTACATCCGTCCCGAATGGAAATCGACCTGCGGTACGGTGGTCAATATCCATAGCTCGGTCTATGGTAGTTGCAAAAATCAGTTAGAGACTAAAACTTCGGAAAATCAACTGCGAGATAAAATTAATTTGCCTTTACTTCGACAGTATGAAAAACGCTACACGAGCAAGTTTAGGCATCTTGTAGTCACCACAGTTGAGGATAAACGAACGCTGCTGGAGATTAATCCTGAAAGTACAATTAGCGTGATTGCAAATGGTGTAGACCTAGCTCTGTTTCCTAAGCGCACTGAAGATCCGGGGGGATATCAATTGGTATTTATTGGAGCGATGGATAATATTGCTAATATTGATGCGGCTCGTTTTTTGAGCTTAGAGGTGTTTCCCCAAGTGCAAAATCGCTATCCGGAGGCATCCCTAATGTTGGTTGGCGCTAGGCCGGTTCCAGAGGTGAGTTCTTTAGGAGAGCAGCCAGGAATTACGGTGACGGGGCGAGTCCCTTCGATGGTGGACTATTTACATCGCTCGACGGTTTGTGTGATTCCAATGCGTACTGGGTTTGGGATTAAGAATAAGACCCTCGAAGCAATGGCCGCTGGTATTCCGGTGGTTGCGAGCGATCGCGGTTTGGAGGGCTTGGCTGTTGATGGGCCGGAGATTCCCCAGCGGGCCCTACGAGCGAATACCTTAGAAGATTATGTGGTGAATATTAGTCGTTTGTTTGAAAATCCTGCTTTAAGAAAAAAACTATCCCGTAATGGCCGAGATTTGATTGAACAGGAGTACACTTGGGAACAGGCAGGTATGCGCTATGAACAAGCGTTGATTGCGGCTACCCAAGGTTAA